From one Pueribacillus theae genomic stretch:
- a CDS encoding DUF2642 domain-containing protein: protein MALNSETRQRLLTMLLSQISQNLNNVAENSNISINLPGIDLGITLPDLIPSPPTEPGTPGSIKEVLSNLLNKQAAVTTAFDTVTGTVAAVKDDYVAMIEGDGSQVLIPFDQIESVSEQ, encoded by the coding sequence TTGGCATTAAATAGTGAAACAAGGCAAAGATTGCTTACCATGCTTCTAAGTCAAATCTCTCAAAATTTAAACAATGTAGCTGAGAATTCCAATATATCTATAAACTTGCCTGGCATCGACTTAGGAATTACGCTGCCAGATTTAATTCCCTCACCCCCGACAGAGCCTGGCACTCCTGGTTCAATCAAGGAAGTACTTTCAAATCTACTCAATAAACAGGCAGCGGTAACAACAGCTTTCGATACGGTTACCGGAACAGTAGCTGCTGTTAAAGATGATTATGTTGCGATGATTGAAGGGGATGGCTCTCAAGTTTTGATTCCTTTTGATCAAATTGAAAGCGTAAGTGAACAATAA
- a CDS encoding glycosyltransferase family 2 protein, translated as MKDIHVLFLDNPNQFALEKALHSLDFMKERVAGATIFENRHSFKLHSPSIDIKVEYKTIEKGDLGQTLNNYAQTLTCKYVLFFYGYDYLSSAANQQSFHLNPTQSVITYAYNLQNIVIQRPIFVKTSALQQKKLLSKQQVPFKEAVLSSWLMGFAPSEVKTLKENVVKHIRKKANANALHKQLFLKKFTSQPSLSRVRLPSLAIMISNYNMAQYVETAVTSCMLQNEPADQILIVDDGSTDGSYSRLKKWEKIPGIQLLRKKNGGKARALNQLIPYIDTEFVLELDADDWLDPDALSTMKRLLSVLPKNAVVLYGNLKVWKQGASGEMHFKATNYGKPVKNKQDLLSYRFPLGPRIYRTSSLKENGGFPVIGFQDGRLYEDVSILNGLIKKGQLYYQDFTVYNVREHNSSITKKNHPNWNDFKKYLT; from the coding sequence TTGAAAGATATTCACGTATTATTCCTAGATAATCCGAATCAATTTGCTTTGGAAAAAGCTTTACATTCCCTAGATTTTATGAAAGAACGTGTAGCAGGAGCGACGATTTTTGAAAATCGCCATTCTTTCAAACTTCATTCCCCATCTATTGATATAAAGGTCGAATACAAAACGATTGAGAAAGGAGATTTAGGACAAACATTAAATAACTATGCTCAGACTTTAACATGTAAATATGTTTTATTTTTTTATGGCTACGACTATCTCAGCTCCGCTGCAAATCAACAATCCTTTCATTTAAATCCAACTCAATCCGTTATAACTTATGCGTATAACCTTCAAAATATCGTTATTCAGCGCCCTATTTTTGTAAAAACCTCTGCCCTCCAACAGAAGAAGCTATTATCAAAACAACAAGTTCCCTTTAAAGAGGCTGTATTATCTTCATGGTTAATGGGATTTGCCCCATCAGAAGTCAAAACATTAAAAGAAAACGTTGTAAAGCACATAAGAAAAAAAGCAAACGCAAATGCCCTTCATAAGCAGCTCTTTTTAAAAAAATTCACTTCGCAGCCAAGTCTTTCCCGTGTCAGATTACCTTCCCTTGCCATCATGATTTCTAATTATAATATGGCCCAGTATGTCGAAACGGCTGTTACTTCCTGCATGTTGCAAAATGAACCAGCTGATCAAATATTGATTGTGGATGACGGTTCGACTGATGGTTCTTACAGCCGTCTAAAAAAATGGGAAAAGATTCCGGGAATACAACTGTTAAGAAAAAAAAATGGAGGAAAAGCTAGAGCGTTGAATCAGCTAATTCCTTATATCGATACGGAATTCGTATTGGAATTGGATGCTGATGATTGGCTTGATCCTGATGCTTTATCGACAATGAAACGACTTTTAAGCGTGCTGCCAAAAAACGCAGTTGTTTTATATGGGAACCTCAAAGTCTGGAAGCAGGGAGCTTCCGGTGAAATGCACTTCAAGGCTACCAATTACGGAAAACCTGTGAAAAATAAACAAGATCTGCTCTCCTATCGTTTTCCATTAGGGCCGCGAATTTATCGAACGTCTTCTTTAAAGGAAAATGGGGGTTTTCCAGTTATCGGATTCCAAGATGGCCGGCTTTACGAAGATGTAAGTATTTTAAACGGCCTAATTAAAAAAGGACAGTTGTATTACCAAGATTTTACAGTCTACAATGTGAGAGAACATAATTCAAGTATTACAAAAAAAAATCATCCCAATTGGAATGATTTTAAGAAATATCTTACCTAG